From a region of the Hymenobacter jejuensis genome:
- a CDS encoding APC family permease → MSEKQGHFQRAITLFDAIMIVTGSMIGSGIFIVSADIARQVGSAGWLIVVWLVTGFITLAGAVSYGELAAMFPKVGGQYVYLREAYNKLTAFLYGWTLFLVIQTGVIAAVAVAFAKFTGVLIPWFSEAHVLFTVGSFQFTTVQLLAIVLIVGLTAVNSRGVRSGKLIANIFGSTKLVALFGLIVFGLALGINKQTVDLNFHDLWTATRYIPGAPALPLGGWALITAIGLAMTGSLFSSDSWNNIGFSGDEIVNPQRTIVLSMAIGTAIVTALYILINIVYLLVLPLQGDPNATTVAGRGIMFATNDRVATAVVESILGRAGAYFMAVLIMISTFSANNSILLSGARAYYAMAADGLFFPGMARLNKAGVPGVALWAQCLWASGLCLSGSYGQLLNYVMFSVILFYVITIVGIFVLRRTRPDAPRPYRAAGYPFIPLLYVVLASAFCLILLLDPSTSTYSQRGLGLVALGVPVYFIFRNRFGNKPI, encoded by the coding sequence ATGTCCGAAAAGCAAGGCCACTTTCAGCGCGCCATTACGCTCTTTGATGCCATTATGATCGTGACCGGCAGCATGATTGGCTCCGGTATTTTTATTGTCTCGGCCGACATCGCACGGCAAGTTGGCTCGGCGGGCTGGCTGATTGTGGTGTGGCTCGTGACGGGCTTTATCACGCTGGCCGGCGCCGTTAGCTACGGCGAGCTGGCGGCTATGTTCCCTAAAGTCGGCGGCCAGTACGTGTACCTGCGCGAGGCCTATAACAAGCTGACGGCCTTTCTCTATGGCTGGACGCTGTTTCTGGTCATCCAAACCGGCGTAATTGCGGCGGTAGCCGTGGCGTTTGCCAAGTTCACGGGCGTTCTCATTCCGTGGTTCAGCGAAGCTCATGTGCTATTCACCGTCGGCAGCTTCCAATTCACTACGGTGCAACTACTTGCTATTGTGTTGATTGTGGGACTTACCGCTGTCAATTCGCGGGGCGTGCGCAGCGGCAAGCTCATTGCCAACATCTTCGGCAGCACCAAGCTGGTGGCGTTGTTTGGACTGATTGTGTTTGGCCTAGCGCTGGGCATCAACAAGCAAACCGTCGACCTCAACTTCCACGACCTCTGGACGGCCACGCGCTACATACCTGGCGCTCCTGCCCTGCCGCTCGGCGGCTGGGCACTGATCACGGCCATCGGGTTGGCCATGACGGGCTCGCTGTTCAGCTCCGATTCGTGGAATAACATCGGGTTTTCGGGCGACGAAATCGTCAATCCGCAGCGCACGATTGTGCTGAGCATGGCCATCGGAACGGCTATTGTTACGGCCCTTTACATCCTAATCAACATTGTGTACCTGCTGGTGCTGCCCCTGCAAGGCGACCCCAACGCGACGACCGTAGCAGGCCGTGGCATCATGTTCGCCACCAACGACCGCGTCGCCACTGCCGTCGTCGAGAGCATTCTGGGCCGCGCGGGGGCTTATTTCATGGCCGTGCTCATCATGATCAGCACGTTCAGCGCCAACAACAGCATTCTGCTCAGCGGTGCCCGCGCCTACTACGCCATGGCTGCCGACGGCCTGTTTTTCCCTGGCATGGCGCGCCTCAACAAAGCCGGCGTGCCGGGTGTAGCCTTATGGGCCCAGTGTCTGTGGGCCAGTGGGTTGTGCCTTTCGGGCTCGTATGGGCAGCTGCTCAACTACGTGATGTTCTCGGTGATTCTGTTTTACGTGATCACCATTGTTGGCATTTTTGTGCTGCGCCGCACTCGCCCCGATGCCCCGCGCCCCTATCGGGCGGCTGGCTACCCTTTTATTCCGCTGCTGTACGTGGTGCTGGCCTCCGCTTTCTGCCTCATCTTACTCCTCGACCCCAGCACTTCCACTTACTCCCAACGCGGTCTGGGTTTGGTTGCCCTGGGCGTACCGGTGTACTTCATCTTCCGAAATCGCTTTGGCAATAAGCCTATATAA
- a CDS encoding carboxypeptidase-like regulatory domain-containing protein, producing the protein MSTPSTQYESETQDTDQLLAEEKQLASGNTRLAIIAGAIMLLAGASYALVPSQTASNAVSSMMPSMVLGDATVTGTREVAAKPAAQPEDENTDAAKTASAPLADAKDKSKAKAAPTVAAGKAEVAEKVADNQVNRVEETVSAAPAQPAPAETVAEATPANVTLSGRILDEEGEPLAGATVFLKGSKKGTSTDAKGNYSLEAPAGDNTLVYGYAGYDDKEAHVRNGAPTTVSLQPREDVKRRRRK; encoded by the coding sequence ATGAGCACACCTTCTACCCAGTACGAATCCGAAACGCAGGACACCGACCAGTTGCTGGCCGAAGAGAAGCAGCTTGCTTCCGGCAACACCCGGCTGGCCATTATTGCCGGCGCCATCATGCTGCTGGCGGGCGCCAGCTATGCGTTGGTGCCATCCCAAACGGCTTCCAATGCCGTTTCCAGCATGATGCCTTCTATGGTGCTAGGCGATGCAACAGTTACGGGCACTCGCGAAGTGGCCGCGAAACCCGCTGCCCAGCCAGAAGACGAAAACACGGACGCAGCAAAAACGGCTTCTGCGCCTCTGGCAGATGCCAAAGACAAATCCAAAGCAAAAGCAGCCCCAACCGTTGCCGCTGGCAAAGCTGAGGTTGCAGAGAAAGTTGCTGATAATCAAGTAAATCGTGTCGAAGAGACCGTGAGTGCAGCCCCTGCTCAGCCGGCTCCTGCGGAAACGGTTGCCGAAGCGACGCCCGCTAACGTCACGCTTTCCGGCCGCATCCTCGACGAAGAGGGCGAGCCCCTGGCCGGTGCCACCGTCTTTCTGAAAGGCAGCAAGAAAGGCACCAGCACCGATGCCAAAGGCAATTATTCGCTCGAAGCACCTGCCGGCGACAACACCCTCGTCTATGGCTACGCGGGTTACGACGACAAAGAAGCGCACGTGCGCAACGGCGCGCCTACTACCGTCAGCCTCCAGCCCCGCGAAGACGTAAAACGCCGACGCCGCAAGTAG
- a CDS encoding NAD(P)/FAD-dependent oxidoreductase — translation MHLIIIGNGITGITAALTVRRLQPTARITIVSDESAHHYSRTALMYVYMGHLRYPDIKPHEDWFWAENNLELVHATATRLDVEKRHVHLSTGQALPYDKLLLATGSVSKYHGWPGQHLRGVQGLYGLPDLAQMERDTHGIRQAVVVGGGLIAVELAEMLHTRGIAVTVLVRDAHYWASVLPPEEAHLIDRQFAQHHVDIRYRTELREVVGDAEGRVQGVITSKGESIDCQWVGIAIGVTPNLSITQDTPVETERGILVDEFLQTNIPGVYAAGDCAQHRQPGAGEVPIEQLWYTGRMQGEAVAHTICGQTTPYRRGVWFNSAKFFNLEYQTYGRVPARPTAGEESFYWEHPTGRQCLRINFSPAHNHAVLGFNALGLRLRHEVCEHWIRTNTPVQTVLANLGAANFDPEFFREYEPDVIRQFNQQFPQQPVTLQRRKGLFAKLLG, via the coding sequence ATGCACCTGATTATTATTGGCAACGGCATTACCGGCATCACGGCGGCCCTGACCGTGCGACGCCTCCAGCCTACAGCTCGCATCACCATCGTTTCGGACGAAAGCGCACACCACTACTCGCGCACCGCCCTGATGTATGTGTACATGGGCCACCTGCGCTATCCGGATATTAAGCCGCACGAAGATTGGTTTTGGGCCGAAAATAACTTGGAACTGGTGCACGCCACCGCCACCCGCCTCGACGTGGAGAAGCGCCACGTGCACCTAAGTACCGGCCAGGCTCTGCCCTACGATAAGCTGCTACTGGCCACGGGCTCGGTGAGCAAATACCACGGCTGGCCGGGGCAGCACCTGCGCGGCGTGCAGGGCCTCTACGGTCTCCCCGATCTGGCCCAAATGGAGCGCGACACGCACGGCATTCGGCAGGCGGTAGTGGTAGGCGGCGGCCTCATTGCGGTGGAGTTGGCCGAGATGCTGCACACCCGTGGCATTGCTGTAACTGTGTTGGTGCGCGATGCCCACTACTGGGCCAGCGTGCTGCCGCCCGAAGAAGCGCACCTCATCGATCGGCAATTCGCTCAGCATCACGTAGATATCCGTTACCGCACCGAGCTACGCGAGGTTGTGGGCGATGCCGAAGGACGCGTACAGGGCGTGATCACCAGCAAAGGAGAATCTATTGATTGTCAATGGGTTGGCATTGCCATTGGTGTCACTCCTAACTTGAGCATAACGCAGGATACGCCGGTGGAAACCGAGCGCGGCATTCTGGTGGACGAATTTTTGCAAACCAACATCCCGGGCGTGTACGCCGCCGGCGACTGCGCTCAGCACCGCCAGCCCGGCGCGGGCGAAGTGCCCATTGAGCAGCTGTGGTACACCGGCCGCATGCAGGGAGAAGCCGTCGCGCATACGATCTGTGGCCAGACCACGCCCTACCGCCGAGGCGTGTGGTTCAACTCGGCCAAGTTTTTCAACCTCGAATACCAAACCTACGGCCGAGTGCCCGCGAGGCCGACGGCGGGTGAAGAAAGTTTCTATTGGGAACACCCAACCGGCCGGCAGTGCCTGCGCATCAATTTTTCACCCGCTCACAATCACGCCGTGTTGGGCTTCAATGCTTTAGGATTGCGTCTGCGCCACGAGGTGTGCGAACACTGGATCAGGACCAATACGCCGGTGCAAACGGTGCTCGCCAACTTGGGAGCTGCTAATTTTGACCCCGAGTTTTTTCGGGAATACGAGCCCGACGTCATCCGCCAGTTTAACCAACAATTTCCCCAGCAGCCGGTAACTCTGCAGCGTCGCAAGGGGCTGTTTGCTAAACTTCTGGGGTAG